The Drosophila yakuba strain Tai18E2 chromosome X, Prin_Dyak_Tai18E2_2.1, whole genome shotgun sequence DNA segment gcgtttccgaccatataaagtatatatattcttgatcaggatcagtagccgagtcgatctggccatgtccgtctgtccgtccgtctgtccgtctgtccgtctgtccgtatgaacgtcgagatctcaggaactacaaaagctagaaagttgagattaagtatacagactccagggacatagacgcagcgcaagtttgtcgattcaggttgccacgcccactctaacgcccacaaaccgcccaaaactgccacgcccacatttttgaaaaatgttttaatattttttcatttttgtattggtcttgtaaatttctatcgatttgcaaaaaaactttttgccacgcccactctaacgcccacaaaccgcccaaagctgccacgcccacacttttgaaaaatgtttcgatattttttcatatttgtattagtcttgtaaatttctatctatttgctaaaaaacttttggccacgcccactctaacgcccacaaaccgcccaaagctgccacgcccacacttttgaaaaatgttttgatattttttcatttttgtattactcttgtaaatttatatctatttgccaaaaaacttttggccacgcccactctaacgcccacaaaccgccaaaaactgtccttcgcacttacactagctgagtaacgggtatcagatagtcggggaactcgactatagcgttctctcttgtttttttatcatttatgGCCGTCGttctttggctttttatgTGCGCTATTTCGCGAAGTAGAACAATAGCCGCCCGCCAGCTCATTCAACCCACTGCCAAAGTCGTGGATCCAGGATCCCAGAATACTGAGtcctgaatcctgaatccTACTGCTCCTACTCCTGCCCCAACTTAATCTTCGTGTACTTTTGTTACAGCAAAAGGGGCAGTGTGAGCCACTACTGTCCTTCAGTATCGCTCGTTGCGCCCTCGCGCTACTTTATTGTCTTGCCAAAAGAAATAGACTTTTAATATACTTGGCCATTCAGAGCACAAAACATAGAGTGGAGAGTGGAGTGCTCCCAGGGAGAACTCCTTTTTCCTTcctcaaacaaaaaagaaacaaaaaaaaggaaaactgcCAGCAAACACACGGAAAATAGAGCAAAAAAGGACAAGTGTCTGGCAGTGTGGAAATATTAGGCGATTTTGCCAGTTCATTGACTTGCCACAACAATAGTTTGAAGTTTGTCTGCCAAAATATGAGAGTCCGAATAAAATGGAACCAATTCGGGGAGGGAAGCGGAGTGGAAGGGGAGCGACGGAAAACAGAAGCtaaaaagtttttcactttAATAGTTCGACCAATTTGAGAGTGGCTAAAAGGCCGGGATAATGGCGGCACAGGGAGTGCAAATAAAATCGTACTCCAATTTATTTGTACTTCTTGTAAGGCGCAATTTCTGACTCGATCAATTTAAAACTTTGCAGCTTTATGCCCATCATTTTAGATACGAAATAAATGCAAGTAAAATCAGTTTTTTTCCAATATAGAAAACATGTTGGCCTTGACTTCATAGTTGACTTTCAGTTCGAACATTCATAGCTTGATTATCTTAGTTTAAACACGACTCAGTAACTGAGAGCACAACACGCAGGACAAAATTCCAAAATATTGTTGTTTCAGATTTAGgaattttttctttcctgTTTTTTTGCTAGAGCGACTGAGGATTCCCTGGCTAAGACTACAACCAAGAGAACCTCTAGCTCTTGTCTCAAATACAACATGGCCGAGAAGAAATCTGAAGACCAAAAAGATAATGCCAGTGGATTCGAGAATCGAACAAGTCGTGTGGGGGCCCAAGGTAGTCAGCAAGAACAGAATAATGCTATATTTGCTCGACTTTTTGCCACTTTGGATGCTGAACATCGCAAATTGAGGGAGTTGGAAGAGCGCAGATCGCAGCTTATTGaagaaatgaaacatttgAGGACTCTACTCTTTACGGAGAATAAAAAACTTAGGCAGACCGTGGCTCCCATACCGGGAAGTAGTCCATTACCAATTCCAGCTACCGGTCTTAGTGCCATCGTGAAAAATAGTTCTGAGAAACCTTCGAGCTCTGGGACCTCTCCCATTATCAAATCTGTGCGTTTGGAACGTCGGCAGTCCAATAAATCGGTTACTATTGCCGAACCACCAACACAAAATTTTAACACACGCGAAAGACCCAGGGCAAGTAGTTCCCAAGGTTTAAAGCAAAAGGGAAATCGTCGAAGTCTTATGGTTACAACAAGGAAAATCAAACAGAGAATCACTTTAGGTAAGCAGTTTATCatcaaaaataatacattGTAATGAATACTCTGAAATGCATTCATCCCCTAGATAACATATCAAATACCAGAGAGGACATGTTAGACGAGATCGATGAATCCGCTTTGACAACTTCTGTGGGCTCCAATTTGCGGACTTTGGAGCAGCGAAGATCTGAATTAGACGATCGAGAAGATGTTGACGAAGTTTTGGTCTCGCTGCCAgcattatttacatttatggATTCCCAATTTACAGAGCACGCCATTTTACCAAGTGATCCTGAGCCAACCAACGATTCTAAAACATTCGAAGTGCTTCCCAATACCGATCAAGATCCAAGTTTTTATCTGCCAAGTGCCGATTCCTTGTTCAAGGATATACTGGGAACGGATTCACCCTCCTTAGAACTGAATATGCCAGAAGTGTCACTTGAAATGCATCCAGTTGGCATTATCGAATGCTCAACGAATGTGGCGGAAATCGTTGAAAATGAACACGAAACGGAAGCGAAAACTGATTAAAAACCCCTTAACTTTTAGGGCTTTCTCGGATTCTTATGATGGCtaatttaactttaaactGGAGCGATTACTAGATCTGACaacaatattttacaaatacaGACATTACAGCCAATAACCCAACGTTTTCATTGGTATAAACTAAAAAGGCTTTGCGATAAATTCGTTTGTAAAATCCTATGgtttaaaactgaaaatagtTGAATGGCTCACCAACGATGACTACTTAGTTTTCAGGGATCAGACGCAAACAACTTTCCTGTTGATGCTatcaaaaatgtggcaaaatatttacagACAAGTGAGGGCctattatttttggggtggATGAAAATCTGCACATGCTCATGGCATATTCGGTCGACTTTTCTCAGCATATCTTgtgccttttatttatttatttttttttttttttgtttcttattcAATTTGCCAACCATTGGTCCCCTGTCTCAAATTGAAGTCCTGGGGGTCGAGGACACACTCGACATCcatttcaaaacaaattagttGCCAACTGTCCGAAACAAATGTTGTCTAACGAGCAAAATCGAGTTGTCTCCCATTGCTATAAGAATACACATGAACTAGGTATGGTATaccaatacacacacataaaatatatactgtatatatttggtataaatatatgaatgaCATGTCCACTTCTTGGGAGTTTTGTGCAACTTGTTTGTCCAACGAAATGATATGAAAAGCTCGGCGTTTCAATCATAATGTTCATCACGATTTTTTCCCGTTTTTCTTTTGGGGTGAAATAGTGGAACAGAGAAGATGGTGGGACTTATTGATTGGACTGGGTCAAGAGgttgttttgtgtgtgggaTTTTTGGTAGTGAAATGCTCTTGAAGTGCAAAACTAAACTTGCAAGTTAAACCTaaagctacaaaaaaaaaaagaaaaaataggaaactcgagaactgaaaactgaacTAAGGCAAACCGTTAACTAAACAAGTTTTTGGCTACTGAAAAACCACCTGACCCATACGAGCACACACAAATTACTTATGTGCGGATGGTTTAGTGGGTGGTTACacatttcatatatatatacatttttttttggttactgttgttgtttgttttcaaGTAGGTCATTAGAGAGGCCTTCGCCCTTCGCCCAGCCacttgaattattaaattccCCCGGCATTTCGAAGTTCTGCAGTTGAGCGAAGCGAAACTAGGCGCCTTTCCTGCCCTCGCTCCTCAAATATGcacatttttatatacatacatatatacccatacatccatccatccaaccatccatatatacatttatgcaTATATAGTAAGTCCTATTCGCATTCGTAATCGTATTCCAGGTCTGTCAGACTGTTTTCATAACTTACCTAAAAGTGGCGAAAAGAagagagaaacaaaaatatttattgtaatttttcagttttgaaTTCGAGCAGTTTAAATATGGGAAAACTTTGACATTCAAGGGGACATAAATCGGCAAGAggaaaaaattcaatttctcttgttttgcTTACCAATAGCTTAAGCATAGATTTGTCACCCACAAAGGTACTTTTTAAACAATTCTTATGTCATTAATGTGCTCCCCAATTTAGtatttaactatttaagtTGGAGTGAATTCTAGAGCACACCCTGTTGTGTTGTTGTGGCCCCGCGTTCGGCTGGCAGTCCCATAAAAAGTAAttggaattttcatttaatataaaagCTGAGCGAACAACACAGGCAGCGGAACACAATCTAACCCACTTGGCAGCTTGCAATCGCACAGCAACCAAAAACTATGCATATAAACGGGGCCACTGATGTTAGGATGTTTGGATGTTAGGAACTCCCACACCCATTCCGCCAGAAAACCCTCTCGAAAAATCCATCTCTTTCATTTTGAACTGGAAAAAGGATACAATGTAGCCAGTGGagcatcctcatcctcatgGATATGTGTATCCCCGTGCAGGCTCGGCTCGTTGCTCATAAAACTCACTCAAGTAAAAGTACGAATGGTTTTCGATATGAAATGCATGAAACTGACAGGCAAACATATTGCGCCGCATTGCCGAAACCCACCCACGCCCACGGCcacgaccacgcccacgcGACCCAAACCCCCACATACCcacacgcccacttttccaaCCCACTACACCGGGggataaaattttatttaatttaaatcatttgGTTGGCATCGAAATATTTCTCTTCTTTGTCCAAGTCTGTTATCGAGATTTTTTTTAACCTTTCCTGTTTACTTAGTGCTCAAAGTTTGCtcaattttaatataaaatctTAAAAGGAATCAAATGCAGTCATTACGcggaatacaaaaaaatagcttcaaaaattatacaaaatgtgAAATCGCAAATGTGAAACTTACAAAGTTGTAGTGCATAAAAATCatgttaatttaattcaaattaaaaaacgaATTATCATATTTGCAATTTCCAATTCATATTCGCAATTCGTGAACAGTTGgcatatttttgtgtgctgtgCAGTCAGACTCTTGTATCAGTTGACTGACTGTTGGTTACCACTTGGCCGTTGTTgctcctcatccacatccacatcctcattCATATCCTCAACCTCCATCTCGTCCTCGTAAGCTCTTCCATCTGTGTGCCCTCGTTACCGCCCCTTCACCCCTCCGGTCATTgttgtgtgtatatatatacgaatttatata contains these protein-coding regions:
- the LOC6523968 gene encoding uncharacterized protein LOC6523968, translating into MAEKKSEDQKDNASGFENRTSRVGAQGSQQEQNNAIFARLFATLDAEHRKLRELEERRSQLIEEMKHLRTLLFTENKKLRQTVAPIPGSSPLPIPATGLSAIVKNSSEKPSSSGTSPIIKSVRLERRQSNKSVTIAEPPTQNFNTRERPRASSSQGLKQKGNRRSLMVTTRKIKQRITLDNISNTREDMLDEIDESALTTSVGSNLRTLEQRRSELDDREDVDEVLVSLPALFTFMDSQFTEHAILPSDPEPTNDSKTFEVLPNTDQDPSFYLPSADSLFKDILGTDSPSLELNMPEVSLEMHPVGIIECSTNVAEIVENEHETEAKTD